In Elstera cyanobacteriorum, the following proteins share a genomic window:
- the mobA gene encoding molybdenum cofactor guanylyltransferase, protein MRIATVILAGGAGVRIGGDKPLRLLGGRPLIAHVTDRCAAPIWINAADPRLADYGPLVPDLAAPGEGPLVGVWSVLRRAEAEGVDAVLTVPADTPFLPRDLGERLLAALGDRAAAVAVTPDGWQPACAVWRRGLAPVIADFLAAGRWSLAGALRAVGAVPLAFSADEAPLFFNINTPADLAEAEERLDHGQD, encoded by the coding sequence ATGCGGATCGCCACGGTCATTCTGGCAGGCGGGGCAGGGGTGCGGATCGGTGGGGATAAACCCTTGCGCCTGCTGGGCGGGCGGCCGCTGATTGCGCATGTAACAGATCGTTGTGCCGCGCCGATCTGGATCAATGCCGCCGATCCCCGTCTTGCCGACTATGGACCGCTGGTCCCCGATCTGGCCGCGCCGGGGGAAGGGCCGCTGGTGGGGGTATGGTCGGTGTTGCGCCGGGCCGAGGCTGAGGGGGTCGACGCTGTGCTGACGGTACCCGCCGATACACCGTTTCTGCCCCGCGATCTTGGCGAACGGCTGCTGGCCGCGCTGGGGGATCGGGCGGCGGCGGTGGCGGTCACACCGGACGGCTGGCAACCTGCCTGTGCGGTCTGGCGGCGCGGTCTGGCGCCTGTGATCGCCGATTTTTTGGCAGCGGGGCGCTGGTCGCTCGCTGGGGCTTTGCGCGCGGTGGGGGCTGTGCCCCTTGCTTTTTCGGCCGACGAAGCGCCGCTGTTTTTCAACATCAACACCCCCGCCGATTTGGCGGAAGCAGAGGAGAGGCTGGATCATGGGCAAGACTGA
- the dapB gene encoding 4-hydroxy-tetrahydrodipicolinate reductase yields the protein MGKTEGTPLRVIVAGASGWVGRELIQAIHAAPDLVLTGAVARGICGQDAGTVAGLPDPLGVTIRATVTEALDAGADVLVDYTKPQAVRAHVSAALNAGVSAVIGTSGLTAQDYFEIDAMARARSLGVAAAGNFSVTAMLLKRFSLMAAQYVGDVEIIDYAGPQKPDVPSGTARELAEALDNARQLPPTAKPVADILGPQEARGAVIGSVPVHSVRLPSYVLSCETHFGLAGERLTIRHDAGTSAAPYVAGTLLAIRKVRSFFGLRRGLDGILDA from the coding sequence ATGGGCAAGACTGAGGGGACACCGCTGCGGGTGATCGTGGCCGGGGCGAGCGGTTGGGTCGGCCGGGAGCTTATCCAGGCGATCCATGCCGCCCCCGATCTGGTGCTGACGGGCGCGGTGGCGCGCGGCATCTGCGGGCAGGACGCGGGAACGGTAGCCGGTTTGCCCGATCCTCTCGGCGTCACCATCCGCGCGACGGTGACGGAGGCGTTGGACGCCGGGGCCGATGTGCTGGTCGATTACACCAAGCCGCAAGCCGTGCGCGCCCATGTGTCCGCCGCGCTGAATGCGGGGGTATCGGCGGTGATCGGCACCTCCGGCCTAACGGCGCAAGATTATTTCGAGATCGACGCGATGGCCCGCGCCCGGTCGCTCGGGGTGGCCGCCGCTGGGAATTTCTCCGTCACCGCGATGCTGCTCAAGCGCTTTTCGCTGATGGCGGCGCAATATGTCGGCGATGTCGAGATCATCGATTATGCCGGACCGCAGAAGCCGGATGTGCCGAGCGGCACGGCGCGCGAGCTGGCGGAAGCGCTCGACAATGCCCGGCAACTGCCGCCGACGGCCAAACCCGTCGCCGATATTTTGGGGCCGCAGGAAGCGCGCGGCGCCGTCATCGGATCCGTCCCCGTGCATTCTGTAAGGCTGCCATCCTATGTGCTGTCCTGCGAAACCCATTTCGGTCTGGCAGGCGAACGGCTGACGATCCGGCACGATGCGGGCACCTCCGCCGCGCCCTATGTCGCCGGAACGCTGCTGGCCATTCGCAAGGTCCGGAGCTTCTTCGGGCTGCGCCGGGGGCTTGACGGGATTCTGGACGCCTAG
- a CDS encoding glycosyltransferase family 9 protein encodes MRILFITATRLGDAVLSTGVLGALLAAHPGARVTVAGGPVAASLFADVPGLDEFIPMPKQKRGGHWFSLWKRVVGRRWDRVIDLRGSLIGYCLRAGRVQRWGTPGTHGHRVEQLAACFGFDPIPAPRLWIGEESRQAVQTWLKPDHRPLLVLGPTANFIGKQWPLERFAELARALIQPGGALAGARVLLVGAPAERPAADPLFAALPEAEDGFALGDLRRVGAVLEAARLYIGNDSGLMHLAAAAGVPTLGLFGPSPPDLYGPWSGLGPTASVATDRPYPAHWERLKQDPGFVEHMMDDLPVARALAAAENLLARGR; translated from the coding sequence ATGCGGATTTTGTTCATCACCGCCACCCGTCTCGGCGATGCGGTTCTGTCCACCGGCGTGCTCGGCGCGCTGCTGGCGGCGCATCCCGGCGCGCGGGTGACGGTGGCGGGCGGACCGGTCGCGGCAAGCCTATTTGCCGATGTTCCGGGGCTGGATGAGTTTATTCCGATGCCCAAGCAGAAGCGTGGCGGCCATTGGTTTTCCCTGTGGAAGCGCGTGGTTGGCCGTCGCTGGGACCGGGTGATCGACCTGCGCGGCTCCCTGATCGGCTATTGCCTGCGCGCGGGCCGGGTGCAGCGCTGGGGAACGCCGGGGACGCACGGTCACCGGGTCGAACAACTTGCCGCATGCTTCGGTTTCGATCCTATTCCCGCCCCGCGCCTGTGGATCGGCGAGGAAAGCCGACAGGCGGTTCAGACGTGGCTGAAGCCCGACCACCGGCCGCTGCTGGTGCTCGGTCCGACCGCCAATTTCATCGGCAAACAATGGCCGCTGGAGCGCTTCGCCGAACTGGCGCGGGCCCTGATCCAGCCGGGCGGGGCCTTGGCGGGGGCGCGGGTGCTATTGGTTGGCGCGCCTGCCGAACGTCCTGCTGCCGATCCGTTGTTCGCGGCCCTGCCGGAAGCGGAAGATGGCTTTGCGCTCGGTGATCTACGCCGGGTTGGCGCCGTGCTGGAAGCGGCCCGGCTGTATATCGGCAATGACAGCGGGTTGATGCACTTGGCCGCTGCCGCTGGGGTGCCGACGCTCGGGCTGTTCGGCCCCAGCCCGCCCGATCTCTACGGCCCCTGGTCCGGCCTCGGGCCGACGGCCTCTGTAGCGACCGACCGGCCCTATCCGGCCCATTGGGAGCGGCTGAAGCAGGACCCCGGTTTCGTCGAACATATGATGGATGATTTGCCCGTGGCGCGCGCCTTGGCCGCTGCCGAAAACCTGCTGGCACGGGGCCGCTGA
- a CDS encoding glycosyltransferase family 4 protein — MAQILITDDGVSFDGTSPDTGPLGGAEAAVVGLAEALAARGHVVTALTRCSAPVTVRGVHWQPIAGGIPDGADLYIANRSHHLIAACPQAKRRMFWIHNPAGYLLKPRYLWPLWRTKPVIVFSGVYHASTYPAWAPSGGRKIVPYGLPEVFRADKTERPPPAPVAVFTSNPLRGLEALLDLWATRIHPVMPEARFLIHAGLGTYRGGADRHRVAIEAALAKADSLADKGVIRRDPLPRAELIPVLKAARLMFYAGDVGETFCLAVAEAQALGLPAVVRPIGSLAERVRDGQTGFVAQDDTAMAARALDLLRDDALWSAQHRAALADQGNWGWDQAAAEIETLLGHG, encoded by the coding sequence ATGGCGCAGATTCTGATCACCGACGATGGCGTGTCTTTCGATGGCACCAGCCCCGATACCGGCCCCCTCGGCGGGGCAGAGGCTGCGGTTGTCGGCTTGGCCGAAGCCTTAGCCGCGCGCGGGCATGTGGTGACGGCGCTGACCCGCTGTTCCGCCCCCGTAACGGTACGCGGCGTTCACTGGCAGCCGATTGCCGGGGGCATCCCGGACGGGGCCGATCTTTACATCGCCAATCGCTCCCATCATCTGATCGCCGCCTGCCCGCAGGCGAAACGCCGGATGTTCTGGATTCACAATCCGGCGGGTTATCTGCTGAAGCCGCGCTACCTGTGGCCCTTGTGGCGGACCAAGCCGGTGATCGTGTTTTCCGGGGTCTATCACGCCAGCACCTATCCGGCGTGGGCGCCGTCAGGCGGGCGGAAGATCGTGCCCTATGGGCTGCCGGAAGTGTTCCGCGCCGATAAAACCGAACGTCCGCCGCCCGCGCCGGTAGCGGTTTTCACCTCCAATCCCTTGCGCGGGCTGGAAGCCCTGCTCGACCTATGGGCGACGCGCATTCACCCCGTCATGCCCGAAGCGCGGTTTCTGATCCACGCCGGACTCGGTACCTATCGCGGCGGTGCTGACCGGCACCGGGTGGCCATCGAAGCGGCTTTGGCGAAGGCCGATAGTCTTGCCGACAAGGGCGTGATCCGCCGCGACCCGCTGCCGCGTGCGGAACTGATCCCGGTGCTGAAAGCCGCCCGGCTGATGTTCTATGCCGGGGATGTGGGCGAAACCTTCTGCCTCGCGGTGGCCGAAGCCCAGGCGCTCGGCCTGCCCGCCGTGGTCCGGCCCATCGGGTCGCTGGCGGAGCGGGTGCGCGACGGGCAGACCGGCTTCGTCGCCCAAGATGATACCGCGATGGCGGCGCGGGCGCTCGATCTGTTGCGGGACGATGCGCTCTGGTCCGCCCAACACCGTGCAGCCTTGGCGGACCAAGGAAATTGGGGCTGGGATCAAGCCGCTGCCGAAATCGAAACCCTATTGGGGCACGGCTAA
- a CDS encoding glycosyltransferase, which translates to MRLLQAMAGAKHGGAEAFFERLAIAFTEAGVDQRLVIRPDTAREARLRQGGVTVETLPFGGFFDLSTGRGLARLAREADILLTWMNRATRFARPTARTRLVARLGGYYDPKYYRRCDYLVGNTEDICRWLRDQGFPADRVIYLPNFVEPQNAAPLPREALTDRAGPLLLMLGRLHTNKAFDVALEALPSIPDATLLIAGEGPEDATLKAQADRLGVADRVRFLGWRSDGPALLASVDALLVPSRHEPLGNVVLEGWAQRCPVIAAASAGPASLIVDKVSGRLVPVEDAGALAAAVRETLHSADAGRDLAAAGFESLQRNFSKAAVVARYRDFFDRIAPEGRG; encoded by the coding sequence ATGCGGTTGCTGCAAGCGATGGCCGGGGCCAAGCACGGCGGGGCGGAGGCGTTTTTCGAGCGGCTCGCGATCGCCTTCACCGAAGCCGGGGTCGATCAACGTCTGGTGATTCGGCCCGACACGGCGCGGGAAGCGCGGTTGCGCCAGGGCGGCGTTACCGTGGAAACCCTGCCGTTCGGCGGTTTCTTCGATCTTTCGACCGGGCGCGGCCTCGCCCGGTTGGCGCGCGAGGCCGATATTCTGCTGACCTGGATGAACCGCGCGACGCGCTTTGCCCGTCCCACGGCGCGCACTCGCTTGGTGGCGCGCCTGGGCGGCTATTACGATCCGAAATACTATCGCCGCTGCGATTATCTGGTCGGTAATACCGAGGATATTTGCCGCTGGCTGCGCGACCAAGGGTTCCCAGCGGATCGCGTAATCTATCTGCCGAATTTCGTCGAACCGCAGAATGCTGCACCGCTGCCGCGCGAAGCGCTGACCGATCGCGCCGGGCCGCTGCTGCTGATGCTGGGGCGGCTGCACACGAATAAAGCCTTCGATGTGGCGCTCGAAGCCCTGCCGTCGATTCCCGATGCGACCCTGTTGATTGCCGGGGAAGGGCCGGAGGACGCGACGCTGAAGGCGCAAGCCGACCGCCTGGGCGTGGCGGACCGCGTGCGGTTTCTCGGCTGGCGGTCGGATGGACCGGCGCTGCTAGCTTCGGTCGATGCGCTGCTGGTCCCCTCCCGTCACGAGCCGCTTGGCAATGTCGTGCTGGAAGGCTGGGCGCAGCGCTGCCCGGTGATCGCGGCGGCGTCGGCAGGTCCGGCGTCATTGATCGTGGACAAGGTTTCTGGCCGTCTCGTGCCGGTCGAGGATGCCGGGGCGCTGGCGGCGGCGGTGCGCGAAACGCTGCACTCCGCCGATGCGGGCCGCGATCTGGCGGCGGCGGGGTTCGAAAGCTTACAGCGGAATTTCTCGAAAGCCGCCGTCGTCGCGCGCTATCGTGATTTTTTCGACCGGATAGCACCGGAGGGTAGAGGCTGA
- the asnB gene encoding asparagine synthase (glutamine-hydrolyzing), translated as MCGIAGIMRRGGAPADRAIVQRMIDALAHRGPDGEGIHLQGAVALAHRRLSIIDLQTGDQPFHDPAGNTLIGNGEVYNYIELRADLAGQVTFTTTSDCEPPLHLFRRQGLAYADRLRGMYALAIAAADGRLVLTRDPFGIKPLYYAEVAEGLIFASEPQALFASGWIAPRLNPRARDELLQMQFTTGAETMFEGVFRLLPGETLVAVDGRVTERNRRAALPDGGPETIDEATALDRLDQALADSVRVHCRSDVPYGLFLSGGIDSALVLSYMRDVHPGPVQCFTVGFDGAAADERAAARAVAAACGAEFNEVGFGAREFWALLPRVAVAMDDPAADYATLPTFLLAQTARQSLKVVLTGEGGDEIFGGYGRYRSVMRPWWLGGKVLRGKGTFARLGVLRNEGGAWRDGIATAEIHAATQGRTRLQTAQAVDCTDWLPHDLLTKLDRCLMRNGMEGRTPFLDPAVVAAGFRLPDTLKVRDGKGKWILRRLLEKRLPQADALGRKKGFTVPVGAWLTAEGARLGPLLARQPCLAEIARPERVAALAHSKEKHAGFALWSLLFYALWHRAQIERAPMDGSVWELLAG; from the coding sequence ATGTGCGGCATTGCGGGGATCATGCGGCGGGGCGGTGCCCCGGCTGACCGGGCCATTGTGCAACGGATGATCGACGCGCTGGCCCATCGCGGCCCTGATGGCGAAGGCATTCACCTGCAAGGGGCGGTCGCCCTGGCGCACCGCCGCCTGTCGATCATCGACCTGCAAACCGGCGATCAGCCGTTTCACGATCCGGCGGGCAACACGCTGATCGGCAATGGCGAGGTTTATAATTATATCGAACTGCGCGCCGATTTGGCCGGGCAGGTCACCTTCACCACGACCAGCGACTGCGAACCGCCGCTGCACCTCTTCCGCCGCCAAGGCCTCGCCTATGCTGATCGGTTGCGCGGCATGTACGCGCTGGCCATCGCCGCCGCCGATGGGCGGCTGGTCCTGACGCGCGACCCGTTCGGCATTAAGCCGCTGTATTATGCCGAAGTGGCGGAGGGGCTGATCTTCGCCTCCGAACCGCAGGCGCTGTTCGCCAGCGGTTGGATCGCCCCGCGCCTCAACCCCCGCGCCCGCGATGAGCTGCTGCAAATGCAGTTCACCACAGGCGCCGAAACGATGTTCGAGGGCGTGTTCCGCCTGCTGCCCGGCGAAACCCTCGTCGCCGTCGATGGCCGCGTTACCGAGCGCAACCGCCGTGCCGCGCTGCCCGACGGCGGGCCGGAGACGATCGACGAGGCAACCGCGCTCGACCGGTTGGATCAGGCCTTGGCCGACAGCGTGCGCGTCCATTGCCGGTCCGACGTGCCCTACGGCCTGTTCCTGTCGGGCGGCATCGATTCGGCGCTGGTGCTGAGCTATATGCGCGACGTGCATCCCGGCCCGGTCCAATGCTTCACCGTGGGATTTGACGGGGCCGCCGCCGACGAACGCGCCGCCGCCCGCGCGGTCGCCGCCGCCTGCGGGGCGGAGTTCAACGAGGTTGGGTTCGGCGCGCGCGAATTTTGGGCGCTGTTGCCGCGCGTGGCGGTGGCGATGGACGATCCCGCCGCCGATTACGCGACGCTGCCGACCTTCCTGCTGGCGCAAACCGCCCGGCAGTCGCTAAAAGTCGTGCTGACCGGCGAGGGTGGGGACGAGATTTTCGGCGGCTACGGGCGCTACCGGTCGGTGATGCGGCCCTGGTGGTTGGGCGGAAAAGTGCTGCGCGGCAAGGGCACCTTCGCCCGGCTGGGGGTGCTGCGCAACGAGGGCGGCGCGTGGCGCGACGGCATCGCCACGGCGGAAATCCACGCGGCAACTCAGGGGCGCACCCGCCTGCAAACCGCCCAGGCGGTCGATTGCACCGATTGGCTGCCCCATGATCTGCTGACCAAGCTCGACCGCTGCCTGATGCGCAACGGGATGGAAGGGCGCACACCCTTCCTTGATCCCGCCGTTGTCGCCGCCGGGTTCCGCCTGCCCGATACGCTGAAAGTCCGCGACGGCAAGGGCAAATGGATCCTGCGCCGCCTGCTGGAAAAGCGCCTACCGCAGGCCGACGCTTTGGGCCGCAAGAAGGGCTTCACCGTTCCCGTTGGGGCTTGGTTGACCGCCGAAGGCGCGCGCCTTGGCCCGCTGCTCGCCCGCCAACCGTGCCTTGCCGAAATCGCCCGACCGGAGCGCGTGGCCGCCCTGGCGCACTCCAAGGAAAAGCACGCCGGTTTCGCCCTCTGGTCGCTGCTGTTCTACGCCCTCTGGCACCGCGCGCAGATTGAGCGCGCGCCGATGGACGGCAGCGTGTGGGAGCTTCTGGCGGGGTGA
- a CDS encoding extracellular solute-binding protein, with protein sequence MLPRLKRRSLLTAGLAAGTLAFLPRGAAAQTDAAPLTDGPELYPGERALAEAAAKEGVVISANTALGWANWGAVGRAFGQRYPDVPLVYSDLGSTATVTQLDRLRERPPADTAYFYSLVALDAASRGLLAPHRPVNLDRLPGAAKDAEGLWVGVHTLPIAFVVNRKLVKTLPRTWADLRKPEFKGAITYPDPQTTTVGLTLAFAANIAAGGSLDSVRPGIEYFTALHKTGNVQRIDPGSAQTRFLRGEIPVWITFEADGLRVKHLDGMDEAEIILPADGTASAAYTLSLVKNARNAPGGKLWMNFALTETAQRLFAEGFVRPILPNLTLPPDLAPRFAPLPPRSDIVDSLRATLRKADIDRAWPKL encoded by the coding sequence ATGCTGCCCCGTTTGAAGCGCCGATCCTTGCTGACTGCCGGTCTTGCCGCCGGGACACTGGCTTTTCTACCGCGCGGGGCCGCAGCCCAAACCGACGCTGCGCCGCTGACCGACGGGCCGGAACTCTACCCGGGCGAACGGGCGCTGGCGGAGGCCGCCGCTAAGGAAGGCGTCGTCATCTCCGCCAATACCGCCCTCGGCTGGGCCAATTGGGGCGCGGTGGGGCGCGCGTTCGGGCAGCGTTACCCCGATGTGCCGCTGGTCTATTCCGACCTTGGCTCGACTGCGACCGTCACCCAGCTTGACCGGCTGCGGGAGCGCCCGCCCGCCGATACGGCCTATTTCTACTCCCTGGTCGCGCTCGATGCCGCCAGCCGGGGGCTGCTGGCGCCGCACCGCCCGGTCAACCTCGATCGGTTGCCCGGGGCGGCCAAGGATGCCGAAGGCCTGTGGGTCGGCGTGCATACCTTGCCGATTGCCTTCGTCGTCAACCGCAAGCTGGTGAAGACCCTACCGCGCACCTGGGCCGATCTGCGCAAGCCGGAGTTTAAGGGCGCGATCACCTACCCCGACCCGCAGACGACCACCGTGGGCCTGACCCTGGCCTTTGCCGCTAATATCGCGGCGGGCGGCAGTCTCGATTCGGTGCGGCCGGGGATCGAGTATTTCACCGCGCTGCATAAGACCGGCAACGTCCAGCGCATCGACCCCGGCTCCGCCCAAACGCGCTTTCTGCGCGGTGAAATCCCCGTGTGGATTACCTTTGAGGCCGATGGGCTGCGCGTGAAACATCTCGACGGGATGGACGAAGCCGAGATCATCCTGCCCGCCGACGGCACCGCCAGCGCCGCCTATACACTCTCGCTGGTCAAAAACGCCCGCAATGCGCCGGGCGGCAAACTATGGATGAATTTTGCGCTGACCGAAACGGCCCAGCGCCTGTTCGCCGAAGGGTTCGTCCGCCCAATCCTGCCGAACCTCACCCTGCCCCCCGACCTCGCCCCCCGCTTCGCGCCGCTGCCGCCGCGCAGCGACATCGTCGATAGCCTGCGGGCGACGCTGCGCAAGGCGGATATTGACCGGGCGTGGCCGAAGTTGTGA
- a CDS encoding cold-shock protein, with product MATERLSGAVTWFSATKGFGFIKPTDGSEDVFVHVSVVQRAGLEQLKEGATVSCEVAPGKKGRQVTRMLEVDDSTAVENPQGEPPRSPRPPRGDSYGDRGGFGGGFDRGDRGGFGGGYDRGDRGGFGGGFDRGDRGGFGGGGFDRGGPAGEPGEGTVKWFNATKGFGFITPDSGGKDVFLHASVLRRAGLVDVQPGQRVRFSSIERDKGPEARTLELDGEAPAPSGDSY from the coding sequence ATGGCGACGGAACGTCTGAGCGGCGCGGTCACGTGGTTCTCGGCCACCAAGGGTTTTGGCTTTATTAAGCCGACCGATGGCTCGGAAGACGTGTTCGTTCACGTGTCGGTGGTTCAGCGCGCCGGTCTGGAGCAGCTCAAGGAAGGGGCCACGGTTTCCTGTGAAGTCGCCCCCGGCAAGAAGGGCCGCCAAGTCACGCGCATGCTGGAAGTCGACGACTCCACGGCCGTTGAAAATCCGCAGGGCGAACCGCCCCGCAGCCCGCGCCCGCCGCGTGGCGATAGCTATGGGGATCGCGGCGGCTTCGGCGGCGGCTTTGACCGTGGGGATCGCGGCGGCTTCGGCGGCGGTTATGACCGTGGCGACCGCGGCGGCTTCGGCGGCGGTTTCGACCGTGGGGATCGCGGTGGTTTCGGTGGCGGCGGTTTCGACCGTGGCGGCCCGGCTGGCGAACCCGGCGAAGGCACCGTGAAGTGGTTTAATGCCACCAAGGGCTTCGGCTTCATCACCCCGGATTCGGGCGGGAAGGATGTGTTCCTGCACGCTTCCGTGCTGCGCCGCGCCGGTCTTGTCGATGTGCAGCCGGGTCAGCGCGTCCGCTTCTCCTCGATTGAACGCGACAAAGGCCCGGAAGCCCGCACCCTGGAACTGGATGGCGAAGCCCCGGCTCCCAGCGGCGATTCCTACTAA
- a CDS encoding nickel/cobalt transporter, whose translation MRRLILLLGLLAGLMLPLAPALAQSGPMRNLGPATSAAAPTGEESLAPFRWLAQQQRAAALGFRKLLADLRAEHSWRSLVTAVGLAFLYGVAHAAGPGHGKMIVISYFLAHRARLRDGLWMGLRIALTHVAAALAIVLGLFLLFNGHPGPDFESSREIRLIAYAGMIALGLWFLIDASERLRRGESLAACGHDHGPGHAPHAHAPAPSATAADRWRARLTGVIAGAVPCTGAIIVLVFCAANGLWLAGLLMVSAIALGMAVTMTGLGLLTLVARAPVQRWADHQIHNRRVRAVLGLTGPALVTLGGIVLLALTV comes from the coding sequence ATGCGCCGACTGATCCTGCTGCTCGGGCTGCTGGCGGGCCTAATGCTCCCGCTCGCCCCGGCCCTCGCCCAATCCGGGCCGATGCGTAACCTTGGCCCAGCGACGAGTGCCGCCGCCCCGACCGGGGAGGAGAGCCTCGCCCCCTTCCGTTGGCTCGCCCAGCAGCAACGCGCCGCCGCGCTCGGATTTCGCAAACTCTTGGCCGACCTGCGCGCCGAACACTCCTGGCGCAGCCTCGTGACCGCCGTTGGTTTGGCCTTCCTCTATGGTGTTGCCCATGCCGCTGGCCCCGGCCACGGCAAGATGATCGTTATTTCCTATTTCCTGGCGCACCGCGCCCGGCTGCGCGACGGGCTTTGGATGGGGCTGCGCATTGCACTAACCCATGTGGCGGCGGCGCTGGCCATTGTCCTCGGGCTCTTTCTTCTGTTCAACGGCCACCCCGGCCCCGATTTCGAAAGCAGCCGGGAAATCCGCCTGATCGCCTATGCCGGGATGATCGCCCTCGGGCTGTGGTTCCTGATCGACGCCAGCGAGCGGCTGCGCCGGGGGGAGAGTCTTGCCGCCTGCGGCCACGATCACGGACCGGGCCACGCCCCCCACGCGCATGCACCCGCCCCTTCGGCCACCGCTGCTGACCGCTGGCGGGCGCGCCTGACCGGCGTGATCGCCGGGGCCGTCCCCTGCACCGGGGCGATTATCGTGCTGGTCTTCTGCGCGGCGAACGGCCTGTGGTTGGCGGGCCTGCTGATGGTCAGCGCCATCGCCCTTGGTATGGCGGTTACGATGACCGGCCTCGGCCTTCTCACCCTTGTCGCCCGCGCGCCCGTGCAGCGCTGGGCCGACCACCAGATCCACAATCGCCGCGTGCGCGCCGTGCTGGGGTTAACCGGACCTGCGCTTGTCACACTTGGCGGGATAGTTTTACTCGCCCTGACCGTCTAA
- a CDS encoding DUF1007 family protein translates to MRHFLPLCLLCLPLIGLAPRAAAHPHVWMELDMVLLTDKGSLTGFEITWTWDEVYSDPFRKTYDKNRNGTFEPAEAAELQNNEITSLAAFSEFVFVRVQGERVPVGTLKALTIGLKGDQMQFHFQVPLKKPIPLAGIGAGRTLTVGSYDPEYYIESTLPEDRPGVRFAAPPPGCTIKIIEDRKHPIYFGMVYPQVGAVTCAD, encoded by the coding sequence ATGCGGCATTTTCTCCCCCTGTGCCTCCTCTGCCTCCCTCTGATCGGCCTTGCGCCCCGGGCCGCCGCTCATCCCCACGTGTGGATGGAGCTGGACATGGTGCTGCTGACCGATAAGGGCAGCCTAACCGGGTTCGAGATCACTTGGACTTGGGATGAGGTTTATTCCGACCCGTTCCGCAAGACCTACGATAAAAACCGCAATGGCACCTTCGAGCCTGCCGAAGCGGCTGAGCTTCAGAACAACGAAATCACCTCCCTCGCGGCCTTTTCGGAGTTTGTTTTCGTCCGGGTGCAGGGGGAACGGGTGCCGGTCGGGACGCTGAAAGCCCTGACCATCGGCCTGAAGGGCGATCAGATGCAGTTTCATTTTCAAGTGCCGCTGAAAAAGCCGATCCCCTTGGCCGGGATTGGGGCGGGGCGGACGCTGACCGTCGGCAGCTACGACCCCGAGTATTATATCGAAAGCACCCTGCCGGAAGATCGGCCCGGCGTTCGCTTTGCCGCGCCGCCGCCGGGCTGCACGATCAAAATTATCGAAGACCGCAAGCATCCGATTTATTTCGGCATGGTCTACCCGCAGGTCGGGGCGGTGACATGCGCCGACTGA
- a CDS encoding metal ABC transporter solute-binding protein, Zn/Mn family — MLSRRLLLSAAAALALSSPGVGYAADPIPVVASFSILGDLVRQIAGPDATVKTLVGPDGDAHVYQPTPSDAKAVAAAKLVFMNGLGFEGWMNRLLKSSGTKATAVTVTTGIQPRAAEKDAHGHAHGNVDPHAWQNVAHVQVMVTNIAAALAAADPARAEGYKSRATAYQADLTALDADIRRQIGALSPAQRRVITSHDAFGYYGAAYGITFLAPQGMNTESEASAKDVAKLITQMRQQKIKAVFVENISDPRLTAQLAKEAGATVGGELYSDALSPAGGPATNYLDLMRTNTKALVAAMALN; from the coding sequence ATGCTGTCCCGCCGCTTGCTTCTCAGTGCCGCTGCCGCCCTGGCTTTATCCTCCCCAGGGGTTGGGTATGCCGCCGACCCGATCCCGGTGGTTGCCAGCTTTTCGATCCTGGGCGATCTCGTCAGGCAGATTGCAGGCCCGGATGCGACGGTGAAAACTCTGGTCGGGCCGGACGGCGATGCCCATGTCTATCAACCAACCCCGAGCGACGCGAAAGCGGTCGCCGCCGCCAAACTGGTCTTTATGAACGGTCTTGGCTTTGAAGGCTGGATGAACCGGCTGTTGAAAAGCAGCGGCACCAAGGCCACGGCCGTAACGGTCACGACGGGGATCCAGCCGCGTGCCGCCGAAAAGGATGCGCACGGCCACGCCCACGGCAATGTCGATCCGCATGCGTGGCAGAATGTCGCCCACGTACAGGTGATGGTCACGAATATCGCCGCCGCCCTTGCCGCCGCCGACCCGGCCCGTGCCGAGGGGTATAAAAGCCGCGCGACCGCCTATCAGGCCGATTTGACGGCGCTCGACGCCGATATCCGCCGCCAGATCGGCGCACTCAGCCCTGCCCAACGCCGGGTCATCACCTCCCACGATGCCTTTGGCTATTACGGGGCCGCCTACGGTATTACCTTCCTGGCACCGCAGGGCATGAATACCGAAAGCGAAGCCTCCGCCAAAGATGTCGCCAAGCTGATCACCCAAATGCGCCAACAGAAGATCAAGGCGGTCTTCGTCGAGAATATTTCTGATCCGCGCTTAACCGCACAGTTGGCGAAGGAGGCCGGGGCTACGGTTGGCGGCGAACTTTATTCCGACGCGCTCTCGCCCGCAGGCGGACCGGCGACAAACTATCTCGACCTGATGCGCACCAATACAAAGGCATTGGTCGCCGCGATGGCGCTCAACTGA